Proteins co-encoded in one Burkholderia ambifaria AMMD genomic window:
- a CDS encoding lytic transglycosylase domain-containing protein: protein MSNSLFRVYRAVALTLSAAALVAGTAACAAPGDDTLAGDDQIFVQLREAARRNDAAKAAQLASLIPNYPVPSYVEYFQIKPQLFDSTGRARVDAPDAPVQSFLQRYDGQAIADRMRNDYLLVLGARHDWRNFDDQYKRFVLDDDTQVKCYALESRAARGENVADAARALLVEPKYYGDACVDLITALTVNHQFTSDDVWQQARLAYEQNYTTLGGKIVDALGPRPVDFDQATSAPPLYLARGVGPDAASHQLALIALGRMARNDPDAAAGMLTSVAGSLTKPEQAIAWGAIGYQGAIKRSPLASVWYAKSANAQLSNPGYEWRTRAALLAGNWPMVRWSIEQMPPSLREDPAWIYWHARALKQSGDTLQANQEFEQVAGQYNFYGQLAGEELGQRTSVPPRTKVSDADIGAMSKIPGFALAQRFYALNLRLEGNREWNWPLRGMTDRQLLAAAEYGKRVDLLDRTVNTADRTKAEHDFTLRYPSPYRDIVERYAQSSGLDIEWAYGLIRQESRFITNARSSVGAGGLMQLMPATAQLVAKKLGMGTITRAQMHDINTNIQLGTWYLADIYNNFDSSPVLATAGYNAGPGRPRQWRQVLTQPVEGAIFAETIPFNETRDYVKNVLSNTVYYAALFEGKPQSLKKRLGMISP, encoded by the coding sequence ATGTCGAACAGCCTTTTCCGAGTATATCGCGCGGTCGCGCTCACGCTTTCCGCCGCCGCGCTCGTCGCGGGCACGGCCGCGTGCGCCGCACCGGGCGACGACACGCTCGCCGGGGATGACCAGATCTTCGTGCAGCTTCGCGAAGCCGCGCGCCGCAACGACGCCGCGAAGGCCGCGCAGCTCGCGTCGCTGATCCCGAACTATCCGGTCCCGTCCTACGTCGAGTATTTCCAGATCAAGCCGCAGCTGTTCGATTCGACGGGCCGCGCACGCGTCGACGCGCCCGACGCACCCGTGCAGTCGTTCCTGCAGCGCTACGACGGACAGGCGATCGCCGACCGCATGCGCAACGACTACCTGCTCGTGCTCGGCGCGCGCCACGACTGGCGCAACTTCGACGACCAGTACAAGCGCTTCGTGCTCGACGACGACACGCAGGTCAAGTGCTACGCGCTCGAATCGCGCGCGGCGCGCGGCGAGAACGTCGCCGACGCGGCACGTGCGCTGCTCGTCGAGCCGAAATACTACGGCGACGCCTGTGTCGACCTGATTACGGCGCTGACGGTCAACCATCAGTTCACGAGCGACGACGTGTGGCAGCAGGCGCGCCTCGCGTACGAGCAGAACTACACGACGCTCGGCGGCAAGATCGTCGACGCGCTCGGCCCGCGCCCGGTCGACTTCGACCAGGCGACCAGCGCGCCGCCGCTGTACCTCGCGCGCGGCGTCGGCCCCGACGCGGCGTCGCACCAGCTCGCGCTGATCGCGCTCGGCCGCATGGCGCGCAACGATCCGGACGCGGCGGCCGGGATGCTGACCTCCGTCGCCGGCTCGCTCACTAAGCCGGAACAGGCGATCGCGTGGGGCGCGATCGGCTACCAGGGCGCGATCAAGCGCTCGCCGCTCGCGTCGGTCTGGTATGCGAAATCCGCGAACGCGCAGCTGTCGAACCCGGGCTACGAATGGCGCACGCGCGCCGCGCTGCTCGCCGGCAACTGGCCGATGGTGCGCTGGTCGATCGAGCAGATGCCGCCGTCGCTGCGCGAGGATCCGGCCTGGATCTACTGGCATGCGCGCGCGCTCAAGCAAAGCGGCGACACGCTGCAGGCGAACCAGGAATTCGAGCAGGTCGCGGGCCAGTACAACTTCTACGGGCAGCTCGCCGGCGAAGAGCTCGGCCAGCGCACGAGCGTTCCGCCGCGCACGAAGGTGAGCGACGCCGACATCGGCGCGATGAGCAAGATCCCGGGCTTCGCGCTCGCGCAGCGCTTCTATGCGCTGAACCTGCGCCTCGAAGGCAACCGCGAATGGAACTGGCCGCTGCGCGGGATGACCGATCGCCAACTGCTCGCGGCCGCCGAATACGGCAAGCGCGTCGACCTGCTCGACCGAACGGTCAACACGGCCGACCGCACGAAGGCCGAGCACGACTTCACGCTGCGCTACCCGTCGCCGTACCGCGACATCGTCGAGCGCTACGCGCAGTCGTCGGGCCTCGACATCGAATGGGCGTACGGGCTGATCCGCCAGGAATCGCGCTTCATCACGAACGCGCGTTCTTCCGTTGGCGCGGGCGGGCTGATGCAGCTGATGCCGGCCACCGCGCAGCTCGTCGCGAAGAAGCTCGGGATGGGCACGATCACGCGTGCGCAGATGCACGACATCAATACCAACATCCAGCTCGGCACCTGGTATCTGGCGGACATCTACAACAACTTCGACAGCTCGCCGGTGCTGGCGACCGCCGGCTACAACGCGGGCCCGGGCCGGCCGCGCCAGTGGCGCCAGGTGCTGACGCAGCCGGTCGAAGGCGCGATCTTCGCGGAGACGATTCCGTTCAACGAGACGCGCGACTACGTGAAGAACGTGCTGTCGAACACCGTCTACTACGCGGCGCTCTTCGAGGGCAAACCGCAGTCGTTGAAGAAACGCCTGGGCATGATCTCGCCCTGA
- a CDS encoding glutathione S-transferase family protein: MKLVIGDKNYSSWSMRPWLLLAHFGIPFDEVAIELRRDDTAARIREYSPTGKVPCLIDDHGTAIWDSLAIAETLAERYPQFPMWPADPLERVHARCISAEMHSGFAALRTQMGMNVRASMPGRGATPDALADVARIDALWSACIEASGGPFLFGEFGIADAMYAPVVMRFNTYAPALSPEAAGYAARVTALPAVQRWIDAARRETNVIAEYEPNP; encoded by the coding sequence ATGAAACTCGTCATTGGAGACAAGAATTACTCGTCGTGGTCGATGCGGCCGTGGCTGCTGCTCGCGCATTTCGGGATCCCGTTCGACGAGGTCGCGATCGAGCTGCGCCGCGACGACACGGCCGCGCGCATCCGCGAGTATTCGCCGACCGGCAAGGTGCCGTGCCTGATCGACGATCACGGCACGGCGATCTGGGATTCGCTCGCGATCGCCGAGACGCTCGCCGAGCGCTATCCGCAATTCCCGATGTGGCCGGCCGATCCGCTGGAGCGCGTCCACGCGCGCTGCATCTCGGCCGAGATGCATTCGGGCTTCGCCGCGCTGCGCACGCAGATGGGGATGAACGTGCGCGCGTCGATGCCGGGGCGCGGTGCGACGCCCGATGCGCTGGCCGACGTCGCGCGTATCGACGCGCTGTGGAGCGCGTGCATCGAGGCCTCGGGCGGGCCGTTCCTGTTCGGTGAGTTCGGAATTGCCGATGCGATGTATGCGCCGGTCGTGATGCGCTTCAACACGTATGCGCCGGCGCTGTCGCCGGAGGCAGCCGGGTATGCCGCGCGCGTGACCGCGCTGCCGGCGGTGCAGCGCTGGATCGACGCCGCTCGCCGCGAAACCAACGTGATTGCCGAATACGAACCGAATCCATGA
- the pxpB gene encoding 5-oxoprolinase subunit PxpB, with the protein MTQPRIYPLGDAALVCEVPPPATLDCQRRVWAVAEVARAWPDVIDVVPGMNNLTIVFDALAATAESLTPALRDAWETADVEHAEGREVEIPVEYGGTAGPDLPAVAAHTGLSADEVVARHAAGEYVVFFVGFQPGFAYLGGLDASLHTPRRAAPRLEVPAGSVGIGGAQTGIYPATSPGGWQLIGRTSHVLFDPTRAQPTLLLPGDRVRFTIAGVDAT; encoded by the coding sequence ATGACGCAACCCCGCATTTATCCGCTCGGCGATGCCGCCCTCGTCTGCGAGGTGCCGCCGCCCGCCACGCTCGATTGCCAGCGCCGCGTCTGGGCCGTCGCCGAGGTCGCGCGCGCGTGGCCCGACGTGATCGACGTCGTGCCCGGCATGAACAATCTGACGATCGTGTTCGACGCGCTCGCCGCGACGGCCGAGTCGCTCACGCCGGCGCTGCGCGACGCGTGGGAAACCGCCGACGTCGAGCACGCGGAGGGCCGCGAAGTCGAGATTCCCGTCGAATACGGCGGCACCGCCGGCCCCGACCTGCCGGCCGTCGCCGCGCACACGGGGCTGTCGGCCGACGAAGTCGTCGCGCGCCACGCGGCCGGCGAATACGTCGTGTTCTTCGTCGGCTTCCAGCCGGGCTTCGCGTATCTCGGCGGCCTCGATGCGTCGCTGCACACGCCGCGCCGCGCGGCGCCGCGCCTGGAAGTGCCGGCCGGCTCGGTCGGCATCGGCGGTGCGCAGACGGGCATCTATCCAGCCACGTCGCCCGGCGGCTGGCAACTGATCGGCCGCACGTCGCACGTGCTGTTCGATCCCACGCGGGCGCAGCCGACACTGCTGCTGCCCGGCGACCGCGTACGCTTCACCATTGCCGGAGTCGACGCGACATGA
- a CDS encoding peptide ABC transporter ATP-binding protein, with protein MNAVHETRAPHDDEEAVLIADGLAKHYSVKRGMFGQGTVKALNGVSFTLKRGKTLAVVGESGCGKSTLARQLTMIETPTAGSLVIDGKNVAGANRETVADLRRRVQMVFQNPFASLNPRKTVEQTLGEPLEINANLTAAERAARIAQIMRTVGLRPEHAKRYPHMFSGGQRQRVAIARAMILDPRIVVADEPVSALDVSIQAQILNLFMDLQEQFKTSYVFISHNLAVVEHVADDVMVMYFGSVAELGDKATIYARPRHPYTRALMSATPAIFEEDRRVQIKLQGELPSPLNPPSGCAFHQRCPYAIERCRVEEPQLRDVDGRRVACHRAEEVGEANA; from the coding sequence ATGAATGCAGTCCACGAAACGCGTGCGCCGCACGACGACGAGGAAGCGGTGCTGATCGCGGACGGCCTCGCGAAGCACTACTCGGTGAAGCGCGGGATGTTCGGGCAGGGCACCGTGAAGGCGCTGAACGGCGTGTCGTTCACGCTCAAGCGCGGCAAGACGCTCGCGGTCGTCGGCGAGTCGGGCTGCGGGAAATCGACGCTCGCGCGCCAGCTCACGATGATCGAGACGCCCACCGCGGGCAGCCTCGTGATCGACGGCAAGAACGTGGCCGGCGCGAACCGCGAGACGGTCGCCGACCTGCGCCGACGCGTGCAGATGGTGTTCCAGAATCCGTTCGCGTCGCTGAACCCGCGCAAGACCGTCGAGCAGACGCTCGGCGAGCCGCTCGAGATCAACGCGAACCTGACGGCCGCCGAACGCGCGGCGCGCATCGCGCAGATCATGCGCACGGTCGGCCTGCGGCCCGAGCACGCGAAGCGCTATCCGCACATGTTCTCCGGCGGCCAGCGCCAGCGCGTCGCGATCGCGCGCGCGATGATCCTCGATCCGCGCATCGTCGTCGCCGACGAGCCGGTGTCCGCGCTCGACGTGTCGATCCAGGCGCAGATCCTGAACCTGTTCATGGATCTGCAGGAGCAGTTCAAAACCAGCTACGTGTTCATCTCGCACAACCTGGCGGTGGTCGAGCATGTCGCGGACGACGTGATGGTGATGTACTTCGGCAGCGTCGCCGAGCTCGGCGACAAGGCGACGATCTACGCACGGCCACGGCATCCGTACACGCGCGCGCTGATGTCGGCGACGCCGGCGATCTTCGAGGAAGACCGCCGCGTGCAGATCAAGCTGCAAGGCGAGCTGCCGTCGCCGCTCAATCCGCCGTCGGGCTGCGCGTTTCACCAGCGCTGCCCATACGCGATCGAGCGTTGCCGTGTCGAGGAACCGCAGTTGCGCGACGTCGACGGACGCCGCGTGGCCTGCCATCGCGCCGAGGAGGTGGGGGAGGCGAATGCCTGA
- a CDS encoding winged helix DNA-binding protein, whose protein sequence is MKRPATKIVSSEHLVSESSAELSELEYGLIMAGNAFNRWMVRCMSAAGAKDMTAVEVSLLHHVSHRERKKKLADICFVLNIEDTHVATYALKKLIARGYVKSEKSGKEVFFFATDAGRELCLKYREVREHCLIETLKDSGLTNAQIGDAAQLLRHASGLYDTAARAAASL, encoded by the coding sequence ATGAAGCGTCCTGCGACCAAGATCGTGTCATCCGAACACCTCGTTTCCGAGTCGAGCGCCGAGCTGTCGGAACTCGAATACGGCCTCATCATGGCCGGCAACGCATTCAACCGATGGATGGTGCGCTGCATGTCGGCCGCGGGCGCGAAGGACATGACGGCGGTCGAGGTGTCGCTGCTGCATCACGTGAGCCATCGCGAACGCAAGAAAAAGCTCGCCGACATCTGCTTCGTGCTCAATATCGAGGATACGCACGTCGCGACCTACGCGCTGAAAAAACTGATCGCGCGCGGCTATGTGAAAAGCGAGAAGAGCGGCAAGGAAGTGTTCTTCTTCGCGACCGACGCGGGCCGCGAGCTGTGCCTGAAGTATCGCGAGGTGCGCGAGCATTGCCTGATCGAGACGCTGAAGGACAGCGGCCTCACCAACGCGCAGATCGGCGACGCGGCGCAACTGCTGCGCCACGCATCGGGCCTCTACGATACGGCCGCGCGGGCGGCGGCCTCGCTGTAA
- a CDS encoding complex I NDUFA9 subunit family protein has product MDRQTVALLGGTGFIGSRLVNALIDAGKHVRIGTRRRDHARHLQMLPVEIVELDALDTRTLARFVAGAHAAINLVGVLHDGRGTPYGPGFERAHVALPAALAAACVEVGVQRVLHMSALGADSHGASMYQRSKGDGEAALHAVAATDSLALTIFRPSVVFGPGDTFLNTFANLQRTLPVLPLAMPDARFQPVFVGDVVTAFVNTLDLTAAHGKTYELGGPTVYTLEQLVRYCGTLVGRQARIVRLSDALAQLQARVFECLPGEPMITRDNLASMSVPNVLSGPLAPELGLSPASLESIAPAYLGDGAQRSRFDWFRSRR; this is encoded by the coding sequence ATGGATCGCCAGACCGTCGCGCTGCTGGGCGGCACCGGCTTCATCGGCAGCCGGCTCGTCAATGCGCTGATCGACGCCGGCAAGCATGTGAGGATTGGCACGCGGCGGCGCGACCACGCGCGCCACCTGCAGATGCTGCCGGTCGAGATCGTCGAGCTCGATGCGCTCGACACGCGCACGCTGGCCCGGTTCGTCGCCGGCGCGCACGCAGCCATCAATCTCGTCGGCGTGCTGCACGACGGCCGCGGCACGCCATACGGGCCCGGCTTCGAGCGCGCGCACGTCGCGCTGCCGGCCGCGCTGGCCGCCGCATGCGTCGAAGTCGGCGTGCAGCGCGTGCTGCACATGAGCGCGCTCGGCGCCGATTCGCACGGCGCGAGCATGTACCAGCGCTCGAAAGGCGACGGCGAGGCCGCGCTGCACGCGGTCGCGGCGACCGATTCGCTCGCGCTGACGATCTTCCGCCCGTCGGTCGTGTTCGGCCCCGGCGACACATTCCTCAACACATTCGCGAACCTGCAGCGCACGCTGCCGGTGCTGCCGCTCGCGATGCCCGACGCGCGTTTCCAGCCGGTGTTCGTCGGTGACGTCGTAACCGCGTTCGTCAACACGCTCGATCTCACGGCCGCGCACGGCAAAACCTACGAGCTCGGCGGTCCGACCGTCTATACGCTCGAGCAGCTGGTGCGCTATTGCGGCACGCTGGTCGGCCGGCAGGCACGCATCGTGCGGCTGTCCGACGCGCTTGCGCAGCTGCAGGCGCGCGTGTTCGAATGCCTGCCCGGCGAGCCGATGATCACGCGCGACAATCTCGCGTCGATGTCGGTGCCCAACGTGCTGTCAGGGCCGCTCGCGCCGGAACTCGGGCTGTCGCCCGCGAGTCTCGAGAGCATCGCGCCCGCGTATCTCGGTGACGGCGCGCAGCGCTCCCGCTTCGACTGGTTCCGCTCGCGCCGCTAG
- a CDS encoding TraB/GumN family protein, translated as MPDGLAARASDVRRSGTGSARVMRACRNARRWSVRTVTGAALAGACVAASVLVPADAARAEGRAPSSSPIHPSQVPPPGLSLPGFHAPSVSNGTVARGTVRVQPARMPFYVATRGRVTLYVLGTLHTGDPSDYPSAQPFRPRILGALAASPTLALELSPDDLLESQDDVSKYGVCRYPCLQRLLPEPLWQRLAARLRGNPAALVEIRRMRPWLAALVVETYDSLSAGLQTEYGTEAQLQNVFLKKKGGRVIGLETLAEQMRAFTGLTLAEQREMLAQDMVQTPAQNAADIKALHRLWQIGDADAIAAWAVAKSERLARSKALSASIDNKILYERNRRFVARMTAIAAPDRPVFVAIGALHLGGPRGVLELLRRQGYRVDAN; from the coding sequence ATGCCTGATGGTTTGGCGGCGCGCGCGTCAGACGTGCGCCGTTCGGGGACTGGCAGCGCGCGCGTGATGCGCGCGTGCCGCAACGCACGGCGCTGGAGCGTGCGCACGGTCACGGGCGCGGCGCTGGCCGGCGCGTGCGTGGCCGCCAGCGTGCTGGTCCCGGCCGACGCCGCACGTGCCGAAGGGCGCGCGCCGTCGAGTTCGCCGATCCATCCGTCGCAGGTACCGCCGCCCGGCCTGAGCCTGCCGGGCTTCCACGCGCCGTCCGTGTCGAACGGCACGGTCGCGCGCGGCACGGTGCGCGTGCAGCCCGCGCGCATGCCGTTCTATGTCGCCACCCGCGGCCGGGTCACGCTGTACGTGCTCGGCACGCTACATACGGGCGACCCGTCCGACTACCCGAGTGCCCAGCCGTTCCGGCCGCGCATCCTCGGGGCGCTGGCCGCGTCGCCGACGCTCGCGCTCGAGCTGTCGCCGGACGATCTGCTCGAATCGCAGGACGACGTGTCGAAGTACGGCGTGTGCCGCTACCCGTGCCTGCAACGCCTGCTGCCCGAGCCGCTGTGGCAGCGGCTCGCCGCGCGCCTGCGCGGCAATCCGGCCGCGCTCGTGGAGATCCGCCGGATGCGGCCGTGGCTCGCGGCGCTGGTCGTCGAGACCTACGACTCGCTGTCGGCCGGCCTGCAGACCGAATACGGCACCGAGGCGCAGCTGCAGAACGTGTTCCTGAAGAAGAAGGGCGGCCGCGTGATCGGGCTCGAGACGCTGGCCGAGCAGATGCGTGCGTTCACCGGGCTGACACTCGCCGAGCAGCGCGAGATGCTCGCGCAGGACATGGTGCAGACGCCGGCGCAGAACGCGGCCGACATCAAGGCGCTGCACCGGCTGTGGCAAATTGGCGACGCCGATGCGATCGCCGCGTGGGCGGTCGCGAAGAGCGAGCGGCTGGCCCGGTCGAAGGCGCTGTCGGCGTCGATCGACAACAAGATCCTGTACGAGCGCAACCGGCGCTTCGTTGCACGAATGACGGCAATCGCCGCGCCGGACAGGCCGGTATTCGTCGCGATCGGCGCGCTGCATTTGGGCGGCCCGCGCGGCGTGCTCGAATTGTTGCGCCGGCAAGGATACCGGGTCGACGCGAACTGA
- a CDS encoding 5-formyltetrahydrofolate cyclo-ligase, with the protein MEHELSESIACNPVPNPKVALRKTLAGARRDAASQPAANAALDARLRALLERLAPRTVGFYWPLPGEFDARDAVLAWSAAGSGRRAALPVIGERHTPLAFHAWDAHTPMREGHHRIPEPASGVVVVPDLLLIPCVGFDLERYRLGYGGGYYDRTLAVWPGDTLPVTVGIAYEACRVDALPAEAHDLAMRWIVTDAALYPAAG; encoded by the coding sequence ATGGAGCACGAATTGAGCGAAAGCATAGCATGCAACCCTGTGCCGAACCCGAAGGTTGCACTGCGTAAAACGCTGGCCGGCGCGCGTCGCGACGCCGCGTCGCAGCCCGCCGCGAACGCCGCGCTCGACGCGCGCCTGCGCGCGTTGCTCGAACGCCTCGCGCCGCGCACGGTCGGCTTCTACTGGCCGCTGCCGGGCGAATTCGACGCGCGCGACGCGGTGCTCGCGTGGTCCGCGGCCGGCAGCGGCCGCCGTGCCGCGCTGCCGGTGATCGGCGAGCGTCACACACCGCTCGCGTTCCATGCGTGGGATGCGCACACGCCGATGCGCGAAGGGCATCACCGGATTCCGGAGCCGGCGTCGGGGGTCGTCGTCGTGCCCGACCTGTTGCTGATTCCGTGTGTGGGATTCGATCTGGAGCGCTACCGGCTCGGCTATGGCGGCGGCTACTACGACCGCACGCTCGCGGTGTGGCCGGGCGACACGCTGCCGGTGACGGTCGGCATCGCCTATGAAGCGTGCCGCGTCGATGCGCTGCCGGCCGAGGCGCACGATCTCGCGATGCGCTGGATCGTCACCGACGCCGCGCTTTACCCGGCCGCCGGATGA
- the pxpA gene encoding 5-oxoprolinase subunit PxpA: MEIDLNADLGEGCGSDEALLDLVTSANIACGWHAGGANAMRDCVRWAVQKGVSIGAHPSFHDPENFGRKEMQLPAGDIYAGVLYQLGALSAIAQAEGGRIAHVKPHGALYNQAARDPLIADAVVSAIHDFDPSLAVFGLANSVFVAAARHAGLAAVEEVFADRGYRADGSLVPRSQPGALIDDENAVLARTLDMVRERKVRAVSGEWVPLNAQTVCLHGDGPHALAFAKRIRTALEAAGVDVVAPGALQADEDA; this comes from the coding sequence ATGGAAATCGATCTGAATGCCGATCTCGGCGAAGGATGCGGATCGGACGAGGCGCTGCTCGACCTCGTCACGTCGGCGAACATCGCGTGCGGCTGGCATGCAGGCGGCGCCAATGCGATGCGCGACTGCGTGCGCTGGGCCGTGCAGAAAGGCGTGTCGATCGGCGCACACCCGAGTTTTCACGACCCGGAGAATTTCGGGCGCAAGGAAATGCAGCTGCCGGCCGGCGACATCTACGCGGGCGTGCTGTACCAGCTCGGCGCGCTGTCGGCGATCGCGCAGGCCGAAGGCGGCCGCATCGCGCACGTGAAGCCGCACGGCGCGCTGTACAACCAGGCCGCGCGCGACCCGCTGATCGCCGACGCGGTGGTGTCCGCGATCCACGACTTCGATCCGTCGCTCGCCGTGTTCGGGCTCGCCAACAGCGTGTTCGTCGCGGCCGCGCGCCACGCAGGGCTCGCCGCGGTGGAGGAAGTGTTCGCCGATCGCGGCTATCGTGCGGACGGCTCGCTCGTGCCGCGCAGCCAGCCCGGCGCGCTGATCGACGACGAGAATGCCGTGCTTGCGCGCACGCTCGACATGGTGCGCGAGCGGAAGGTGCGCGCGGTGAGCGGCGAGTGGGTGCCGCTCAATGCGCAGACGGTTTGCCTGCACGGCGACGGCCCGCATGCGCTCGCGTTCGCGAAGCGGATCCGCACGGCGCTCGAAGCGGCGGGTGTCGACGTGGTCGCGCCCGGCGCGCTGCAGGCCGACGAAGACGCCTGA
- a CDS encoding biotin-dependent carboxyltransferase family protein, which translates to MSQNTAPGTIEVVRAGPLSTVQDLGRRGTRHLGVAQGGALDGLALEVGNRLVGNRPDAAAVEITIGPAAFRFTRATRIAITGTEFGATLDGKPVYSWWSLPVEAGQTLVLPAAKRGMRGYLCIAGGVDVLPMLGSRSTDLASRFGGLGGRALRDGDRLPVGVPPAGAGCLAADAPEFGVKAPMWCAFVRVDEPPRRHHRPAHAPWAMPVRVLPGPDYASFAADSQQAFWDEEWLVTANSNRMGYRLAGAELVRERPVELLSHAVLPGTIQVPPNGQPIVLMHDAQTTGGYPKIGTVIHADLWKLAQARLNLPIRFVRTTRDAARTALSAERAYLRQIDVAIEMREETRRREQSRAA; encoded by the coding sequence ATGAGCCAGAACACCGCACCGGGCACGATCGAGGTCGTCCGCGCCGGCCCGCTGTCGACCGTCCAGGATCTCGGCCGCCGCGGCACGCGCCATCTCGGCGTCGCGCAGGGCGGCGCGCTCGACGGCCTCGCGCTCGAGGTCGGCAACCGGCTGGTCGGCAATCGCCCCGACGCGGCGGCCGTCGAAATCACGATCGGCCCGGCCGCGTTCCGCTTCACGCGCGCGACGCGCATCGCGATCACCGGCACCGAATTCGGCGCGACGCTCGACGGCAAGCCCGTGTATTCATGGTGGAGCCTGCCGGTCGAGGCCGGGCAGACGCTCGTGCTGCCGGCCGCGAAGCGCGGGATGCGCGGCTACCTGTGCATCGCGGGCGGCGTCGACGTGCTGCCGATGCTCGGCTCGCGCAGCACCGATCTCGCGTCGCGCTTCGGCGGCCTCGGCGGCCGCGCGCTGCGCGACGGCGATCGGCTTCCGGTCGGCGTGCCGCCGGCCGGCGCCGGCTGCCTCGCGGCCGATGCGCCCGAATTCGGCGTGAAGGCGCCCATGTGGTGCGCGTTCGTGCGCGTCGACGAACCCCCGCGCCGCCACCACCGTCCCGCGCACGCGCCGTGGGCGATGCCCGTGCGCGTGCTGCCGGGCCCCGACTACGCGTCGTTCGCGGCCGATTCGCAGCAGGCGTTCTGGGACGAGGAATGGCTCGTCACCGCGAACAGCAACCGGATGGGCTATCGCCTCGCCGGCGCCGAGCTGGTGCGCGAGCGGCCCGTCGAGCTGCTGTCGCACGCGGTGCTGCCCGGCACGATCCAGGTGCCGCCGAACGGCCAGCCGATCGTGCTGATGCACGATGCGCAGACCACCGGCGGCTATCCGAAGATCGGCACGGTGATCCACGCGGATCTCTGGAAACTCGCGCAGGCGCGCCTGAACCTGCCGATCCGCTTCGTGCGCACGACGCGCGACGCCGCGCGCACCGCGCTGAGCGCGGAACGTGCGTATCTGCGGCAGATCGACGTCGCGATCGAGATGCGCGAGGAAACGCGCCGCCGCGAGCAATCGCGCGCGGCGTGA